A region of Gammaproteobacteria bacterium DNA encodes the following proteins:
- a CDS encoding DNA alkylation repair protein: KAASEAHQQAVFDYVMSKREVMPRTAFRYAIEKMPADLRAEAMKK; this comes from the coding sequence TCAAAGCTGCCAGCGAAGCTCACCAACAAGCCGTATTCGACTACGTTATGTCAAAGCGAGAGGTAATGCCGCGCACAGCGTTTCGTTATGCAATTGAAAAAATGCCTGCTGATCTAAGAGCGGAAGCGATGAAGAAATAA